From one Rubrobacter xylanophilus genomic stretch:
- the hutH gene encoding histidine ammonia-lyase: MAGEVHLDALDFAGVAAVARRGVRVAVSPEVRERVRAFRAHVERIAASDEAVYGVTTGFGALATVRIPPEERRELQHAILRSHAAGMGPFVEPEVVRAMMLLRARTLAMGHSGVRPGLLDALVAMLNAGVTPAVPEHGSLGASGDLAPLAHAALCLTGEGWALEAGEAVPARDALARAGLEPVELEAKEGLALVNGTDGMLAVLILALEDLRLLLKTADVTAAMSIEALLGTDRVYREELHALRPHPGQLASARNIHRLLAGSPIVASHRESPHLVQDAYSLRCTPQVCGAARDTLAFAEEIARRELASTTDNPLVLEDGSVESCGHFHGEPLAFALDFLAVAAAEVGAIAERRTDRMLDPARSQGLPPFLVPRAGTNSGFMVAQYTAASLAEENRRLANPASTGSLPTSAMQEDHVSMGWSAGLKLRRVLRNLARILAVEALCAAQALDLRAPLEPAPATGAARERLRREVPFVERDLFLAAHLKTAEELVLSGALVEAAGEVVELG, encoded by the coding sequence GTGGCGGGAGAGGTGCATCTGGACGCGCTGGACTTCGCGGGCGTGGCGGCCGTCGCGCGCCGCGGGGTGCGCGTCGCCGTGAGCCCGGAGGTCCGCGAGCGGGTGCGGGCCTTCCGCGCCCACGTCGAGCGCATAGCCGCCTCGGACGAGGCGGTCTACGGCGTCACCACCGGCTTCGGCGCGCTGGCGACCGTCCGGATACCACCTGAAGAGCGCCGCGAGTTGCAGCACGCCATCCTGCGCTCCCACGCCGCCGGCATGGGTCCTTTCGTGGAGCCCGAGGTGGTGCGTGCGATGATGCTCCTCCGGGCCAGGACCCTCGCCATGGGGCACTCGGGCGTCCGGCCCGGGCTCCTCGACGCCCTCGTGGCGATGCTCAACGCCGGGGTGACCCCCGCCGTCCCGGAGCACGGCTCGCTCGGCGCGAGCGGCGACCTCGCGCCCCTGGCCCACGCCGCCCTGTGCCTGACCGGGGAGGGATGGGCGCTCGAGGCCGGGGAGGCCGTCCCCGCCCGCGACGCACTGGCTAGGGCGGGCCTCGAGCCGGTGGAGCTGGAGGCCAAGGAGGGGCTCGCCCTCGTCAACGGCACCGACGGGATGCTGGCGGTACTGATCCTGGCCCTTGAGGACCTGAGGCTGCTTCTCAAGACGGCGGACGTGACGGCGGCGATGTCCATCGAGGCGCTCCTCGGCACCGACCGGGTCTACCGGGAGGAGCTGCACGCCCTGAGGCCCCACCCCGGCCAGCTCGCGAGCGCCCGCAACATACACCGTCTGCTCGCGGGAAGCCCCATCGTCGCCTCTCACCGCGAGTCCCCGCACCTGGTGCAGGACGCCTACTCGCTGCGCTGCACCCCGCAGGTCTGCGGGGCGGCGCGGGACACGCTCGCCTTCGCGGAGGAGATCGCCCGCCGGGAGCTCGCCTCCACCACGGACAACCCGCTCGTCCTGGAGGACGGCTCGGTTGAGAGCTGCGGGCACTTCCACGGCGAGCCGCTGGCCTTCGCGCTGGATTTTTTGGCCGTCGCCGCCGCGGAGGTCGGCGCCATCGCCGAGCGCCGCACCGACCGGATGCTGGACCCGGCCCGCTCCCAGGGGCTGCCGCCGTTCCTGGTCCCGCGCGCCGGCACCAACTCCGGCTTCATGGTCGCCCAGTACACCGCCGCCTCGCTCGCCGAGGAGAACCGGCGGCTGGCGAACCCGGCGAGCACCGGCTCCCTGCCGACCTCCGCCATGCAGGAGGACCACGTCTCGATGGGCTGGAGCGCGGGCCTGAAGCTCCGCAGGGTGCTGCGCAACCTGGCCCGCATCCTCGCCGTCGAGGCGCTCTGCGCCGCCCAGGCGCTCGACCTGCGCGCTCCGCTCGAGCCCGCGCCCGCCACCGGCGCCGCGCGGGAGCGTCTCCGGCGCGAGGTGCCGTTCGTGGAGAGGGACCTCTTCCTCGCCGCCCACCTGAAGACCGCCGAGGAGCTGGTGCTCTCCGGGGCGCTCGTCGAAGCCGCCGGGGAGGTGGTGGAGCTGGGATGA